The genomic interval TTATTCACTCATAATAAAAAATTTGCCTGAATTCCCAATATATTTCTTTAATACTATAAAAGTTACCATTGGTACCATTTTATTGATATTACCCTTAAGTTCAGCCACTGGTTTTGCACTTGCTCGTAAGGATTTTTTTGGTAAAGGATTGATTAAGTCTATGCTCTTAGCATTTATTGCAATTCCCTTCATTATTTACTTAGTACCTATTTATATATTGGAAGATATTTTCAAGCTACTTGATACTAACTTAGGCTTAATCCTTCCCTATACTGCATTAAACTTACCTCTCGCTATTATTATTATGGAGTCTGCTTATAGAGAATTACCATGTGAGCTTGAAGAAGCAGCTTATATTGATGGTGCTAACAGTTTTCAGATATGGTATAAAGTATTAACCCCATTAGTTATTACATCATTAGCTGCTGTAACTATTTTCACCTTTATTGCTGTTTGGGAAGAGTATATGTTTGCTCGGACCTTAATGATGAAAACCTCTGCTCAAACATTATCTGTGGGTTTACCAAATTTGAAAGTTGAAGCAAAATCCTGGGCTTATGGTACATTAAGCGCAGCTTTAACGCTTTCTCTTTTACCGGCTATCGTAGTATTTATCTTTTTAAGAAAGTACTTTGTTGAAGGCCTTCTGAGAGGTTCAATAAAAGGTTAGCCCGAACTATTAATAAGATAATCCAAATTAGAATCATATGGAAAATATAGTACCTCTAAATGAGGTTATTTCAAAAATATTAACTTTTTTTACATTAGGAATGTTTGGTGTCATAGCGCGAAGATTTGGATACATAGAAGAAAAAGCCCGTTCCTCATTTACTGATATTGTCTTATATATCACACTGCCTTCACTAATTCTTGTTTCTATCACTAATGATGTTAAATGGGACGATTTGATTAAAGGAATCTTTGCTCCCCTAATAAGTATTTCTCTTGTTTTGATAATAATGGCATTTTCTTTCTATTTAGGGAAGTTAATTTTTATAAAGAAGGAAACAATTGGAACCTTTATGGTTTTAAGTTC from Atribacterota bacterium carries:
- a CDS encoding carbohydrate ABC transporter permease, coding for MSIKMKNIKNMKTGDKIVILVGIFVSLIVLSPIIWIIFTSFKSVEEIYSIPLTIWPKKIVFTNYSLIIKNLPEFPIYFFNTIKVTIGTILLILPLSSATGFALARKDFFGKGLIKSMLLAFIAIPFIIYLVPIYILEDIFKLLDTNLGLILPYTALNLPLAIIIMESAYRELPCELEEAAYIDGANSFQIWYKVLTPLVITSLAAVTIFTFIAVWEEYMFARTLMMKTSAQTLSVGLPNLKVEAKSWAYGTLSAALTLSLLPAIVVFIFLRKYFVEGLLRGSIKG